Proteins from one Niallia circulans genomic window:
- a CDS encoding Ig-like domain-containing protein — translation MISGVSAIFLLFSVPCSAFAQSSEETSLRAAAANTSLNMNMIPRLATSKSFDFDSAEDYPLIRDGAIVGSLTDSVGSTNTVTYIGATSSDTMDSAMDMHLSLQNASTIKDSYLAIEFYTNSNGAMSYIGGVSKDMSSSFGNMNLDISVPKSLYHDSPYIYIRLGTSKTQSELYYTDTIYFKVTNPFYAGKALDISSGTSYYSLISNESTNAYMSESTSSLEINNDEYTLNKNLGKEAYMLDYVIPFDSEDADKVTARNTRSVLASYEEGDSKSFWVTNMETEQNYQLTAKLLYSGTHNNVWVYNNQLTAEEAAQLGQEFDNSIHSTVTANFGTESDVNNDGKVNILTFDIQDGFNGTGGFVAGYFSPVDLYNYTNSNKSEIFYLDTYPLMEKSGGEPDVSEAYMTLAHEFQHMVSYNQNVFVQGKTQLDTWLDEGMSMAAEQMYAKNALQSRIDYYNTSTSITAGQSLLNWDYYGDTLANYSLSYLFLQYLKYQAGQGDSIFKEIIADTNSNYKAVEDVIHKYIDPNISFGQFMTNFRAALVLKKDSGPYGFNGVPAFDALKVKLYSDTSTLSLKGGGAVVMALSSPENFVVPAAKGADITYTMLTSGSSTAVPTTPTVYAIADTDTKLSGIAEPYTTIKITANGSIIGSGTAASNGIFQITIPKQKAGTKLAVYSVNAMGSRSSETVIAVQDKTAPAKPYVSSVGDNQTTVTGTAEAGATVQVRSGYTTIGKATAGDKGAFKIAISKQKAGVKLYVSATDKAGNKGMDTTVTVIDQTPPAKPKVLTVIDTSTAMTGSAEAGSIIQIRSGNTIIAKGTVSANGGYLVPITKQKAGTKLYVNATDKAGNKSEDTIVTVLDKTPPSKPSVTSISDLTTYVTGKTEAKAKVYVKRGSTTLGSATADSKGAYKVKIAKQKAGTYLTVYAEDAAHNKSSSVSIKVADKTAPGIPSAKTVTYKSTSISGSAEKYATVYVYRGSKYLGKASVNSKGTYTVKISKQKKSTSLKLYAKDKAGNKSNYRTIKVK, via the coding sequence ATGATTTCTGGGGTGTCTGCGATTTTTTTACTCTTTTCCGTGCCTTGTAGTGCTTTTGCCCAATCCTCTGAGGAAACATCCTTGAGAGCGGCGGCTGCTAACACAAGCTTGAACATGAATATGATTCCGCGCCTTGCTACAAGCAAAAGCTTTGATTTTGACAGTGCTGAGGATTATCCGCTCATAAGAGATGGTGCAATTGTTGGAAGCTTAACAGATAGTGTCGGCAGCACGAATACTGTTACTTATATTGGTGCAACTTCATCTGATACAATGGACTCCGCGATGGATATGCATCTTTCTCTGCAGAACGCCAGTACGATAAAGGACTCTTACCTGGCAATTGAATTTTATACGAACAGTAACGGAGCAATGTCATATATTGGAGGCGTTTCAAAGGACATGTCTTCCTCATTCGGAAACATGAATCTCGATATTAGTGTTCCTAAATCACTTTATCATGATAGTCCCTACATATACATTCGGCTTGGCACCTCCAAGACCCAGTCTGAATTGTATTATACGGACACTATTTACTTTAAAGTAACAAATCCTTTTTATGCAGGAAAAGCGTTGGATATCAGCAGCGGGACAAGCTATTACAGCTTAATCAGCAATGAATCGACGAATGCCTATATGAGTGAAAGCACGAGTTCATTGGAAATAAACAATGATGAATATACACTTAACAAAAATCTCGGAAAAGAAGCGTATATGCTTGATTATGTTATTCCCTTCGATTCAGAGGATGCGGATAAAGTAACAGCACGAAATACTAGATCCGTTCTTGCCTCCTATGAAGAAGGTGACAGTAAATCCTTTTGGGTCACAAATATGGAAACAGAGCAAAATTACCAGCTAACAGCAAAACTCCTGTACAGCGGCACACACAATAATGTATGGGTATACAATAATCAGTTAACAGCTGAGGAGGCTGCACAGCTTGGGCAGGAATTTGATAATTCCATTCACAGCACGGTGACAGCGAATTTTGGGACCGAATCAGATGTTAATAATGATGGAAAGGTTAACATTCTGACATTTGATATTCAGGACGGCTTCAATGGCACAGGCGGTTTTGTTGCCGGCTACTTTTCGCCTGTTGATTTATATAATTACACAAACTCAAATAAGTCAGAGATTTTCTATCTTGATACGTACCCGCTCATGGAAAAATCCGGCGGCGAACCAGATGTGTCTGAAGCCTATATGACACTTGCCCACGAGTTCCAGCATATGGTCAGCTACAATCAAAATGTGTTCGTTCAAGGAAAAACACAGCTAGACACATGGCTTGATGAAGGCATGTCGATGGCAGCAGAGCAAATGTACGCAAAGAATGCCCTGCAAAGCAGGATTGATTATTATAATACAAGCACGAGCATTACAGCAGGACAGTCCTTACTTAACTGGGATTATTATGGAGACACACTAGCAAACTATTCCCTCTCCTACTTGTTCCTGCAATACTTGAAGTATCAAGCAGGTCAAGGTGACAGCATCTTTAAGGAAATCATTGCAGACACAAACAGCAACTACAAAGCTGTTGAGGATGTCATTCACAAATATATTGACCCAAATATATCGTTCGGGCAATTTATGACCAACTTTCGGGCAGCACTTGTATTAAAGAAGGATTCCGGTCCGTATGGCTTTAACGGTGTACCTGCTTTTGATGCACTAAAGGTGAAGCTGTATAGTGACACAAGCACACTTTCCTTAAAGGGCGGCGGCGCTGTTGTTATGGCGTTAAGCTCGCCAGAAAATTTTGTTGTACCAGCCGCAAAGGGTGCCGATATAACCTATACAATGCTGACAAGCGGAAGCAGCACAGCCGTACCGACGACACCAACTGTTTATGCAATAGCAGATACTGATACGAAATTAAGTGGAATTGCCGAGCCGTACACCACGATTAAAATCACAGCAAATGGCAGCATTATAGGCAGTGGAACAGCAGCAAGCAATGGCATCTTCCAAATAACAATTCCGAAGCAAAAGGCTGGCACAAAGCTGGCTGTTTATTCGGTCAATGCCATGGGCAGCCGCAGTTCAGAGACAGTTATTGCTGTGCAAGACAAAACTGCACCTGCCAAGCCGTATGTCAGCTCTGTTGGTGATAATCAAACGACAGTTACAGGAACCGCTGAGGCAGGTGCGACTGTACAAGTCCGTTCTGGCTATACGACAATCGGAAAAGCCACAGCAGGTGACAAGGGTGCCTTTAAGATAGCGATCTCCAAGCAAAAGGCTGGCGTTAAGCTCTATGTGAGTGCGACAGACAAAGCTGGCAATAAGGGAATGGACACAACTGTCACGGTTATCGACCAGACACCACCAGCAAAACCAAAGGTGCTAACTGTTATTGACACATCAACAGCGATGACTGGCAGTGCTGAAGCAGGCTCTATTATACAAATACGGTCAGGCAATACGATAATTGCCAAAGGAACAGTTAGTGCAAATGGCGGCTATTTAGTTCCGATAACGAAGCAGAAGGCCGGCACAAAGCTCTATGTGAATGCAACGGATAAAGCTGGCAATAAGAGTGAGGACACCATTGTCACCGTTTTGGACAAAACACCACCAAGCAAGCCAAGTGTTACCTCTATCAGTGATTTAACAACCTATGTGACAGGCAAAACAGAAGCAAAGGCAAAGGTGTATGTTAAAAGAGGCAGCACAACACTTGGAAGTGCAACGGCAGACAGTAAGGGCGCCTATAAAGTTAAAATAGCCAAACAAAAGGCTGGCACGTATTTAACGGTGTACGCAGAGGATGCAGCCCATAATAAAAGCAGTTCCGTTTCGATTAAGGTAGCAGACAAAACAGCTCCTGGCATACCAAGTGCAAAAACAGTCACATATAAATCGACGAGCATCTCTGGCAGTGCGGAGAAATATGCGACTGTATATGTATACAGAGGCAGCAAGTATTTAGGAAAAGCCTCTGTCAACTCGAAAGGAACCTATACTGTAAAAATCAGCAAGCAGAAAAAAAGCACCTCCTTGAAGCTGTACGCAAAAGACAAGGCAGGCAACAAAAGTAATTACCGAACAATCAAAGTAAAATAA
- a CDS encoding competence protein ComK: MEKICNDYEISEKTLALIPAYNLEFGTIAMEGKEEYYVKKTPLELIKHAALIGGAEYDGRRSSMSFLTGIKRKVPIPINPRKNIYAFPTQSPSQMDCHWIFFSHVNHISAAASVSNKETTVLFQNGQKLQLKASAHTLDKQMYRTWMCVKALSGDSPLTP; the protein is encoded by the coding sequence ATGGAAAAGATTTGTAATGATTATGAAATCAGTGAAAAAACGCTTGCCCTTATACCGGCATACAACCTGGAGTTCGGCACAATTGCTATGGAGGGAAAAGAGGAATACTACGTTAAGAAAACACCGCTGGAGCTGATTAAGCACGCAGCGTTAATCGGCGGAGCAGAGTACGACGGACGCCGCTCATCGATGTCCTTTTTGACAGGGATAAAAAGGAAAGTCCCTATCCCCATCAACCCGCGCAAAAACATCTATGCCTTTCCGACCCAATCTCCAAGCCAAATGGACTGCCACTGGATATTTTTCTCCCATGTAAACCATATTTCTGCTGCTGCCTCTGTTTCAAATAAAGAGACGACGGTTTTGTTTCAAAATGGCCAAAAATTGCAGCTGAAGGCATCCGCTCATACTCTTGATAAGCAGATGTACAGAACATGGATGTGTGTGAAAGCATTAAGCGGTGATTCCCCTTTAACGCCATAA
- a CDS encoding helix-turn-helix domain-containing protein, with protein sequence MINEKFFASSLGKQIRYARMKKGLSLEGLAERTSMSPNFIGRIERGTSIPKSFTLYKLCKELGINPSFLFIQAEKEYKEQF encoded by the coding sequence ATGATTAATGAAAAATTTTTTGCGAGTTCATTAGGAAAACAAATCCGCTATGCGAGAATGAAAAAAGGCTTATCCCTTGAAGGGCTTGCAGAGCGGACAAGCATGAGCCCAAATTTCATCGGCAGAATTGAACGAGGCACATCTATCCCAAAATCCTTTACACTATATAAGCTATGCAAGGAACTCGGCATCAATCCTAGTTTTCTTTTCATACAGGCAGAAAAGGAGTACAAGGAACAGTTTTAG
- a CDS encoding glycosyltransferase family 2 protein — protein MTNPLISIIVPIYNVEAYMERCFTSISNQTYRNIEIIAVNDGSTDNSLRILEGLGKEDDRIHILHKENGGQASARNLGMSVANGEYFLFVDSDDFMDSNAVQACVDAVNNQPCDLVVFDYYKHNNQGQNERVFLGTELHNCTTAPWNKLYNRKLWEKHRFPEGYWYEDLGIVPVVVANANNVVKIDKALYYYDISRDSSQTNTINPLKLKDKIVMVENVYRELEKQGQLNKNINKVEQLFIDHLLNGLLFKLMYVEDMSVRLEISRSIRSAMNRYFPKWKASVKHSNKGMKKIMKRVVIHQYLQGQFLLGDILLKYPKQMKKKSM, from the coding sequence ATGACTAATCCGTTAATAAGCATTATTGTACCGATATATAATGTTGAGGCATATATGGAAAGATGCTTTACTTCTATTAGCAATCAAACGTACCGAAATATTGAAATAATTGCGGTAAATGATGGTTCAACAGATAACTCCTTACGTATTTTAGAGGGGCTTGGGAAAGAGGACGATCGAATACATATTTTACATAAAGAAAATGGCGGGCAGGCAAGTGCCCGCAATCTTGGCATGAGTGTGGCTAATGGTGAGTATTTCCTGTTTGTCGACAGTGACGATTTTATGGACAGCAATGCTGTTCAAGCTTGTGTGGATGCAGTAAACAATCAGCCCTGTGATTTAGTTGTGTTTGACTATTACAAGCATAATAACCAAGGTCAAAATGAGCGGGTTTTCCTCGGCACAGAGCTGCATAACTGCACGACAGCACCTTGGAATAAACTTTATAACAGAAAGCTATGGGAGAAACATCGTTTTCCTGAGGGCTATTGGTATGAGGATCTCGGCATCGTGCCAGTGGTAGTTGCGAACGCTAATAATGTAGTGAAAATTGATAAAGCACTCTATTATTATGACATTTCAAGAGATTCCTCACAGACGAACACGATAAATCCTTTAAAGCTGAAGGATAAGATTGTTATGGTGGAAAATGTGTATCGAGAATTAGAAAAACAAGGGCAGCTTAATAAAAATATTAACAAGGTTGAACAATTGTTTATTGATCATCTTTTAAATGGACTACTATTTAAGCTCATGTATGTGGAGGATATGTCGGTAAGACTGGAAATATCACGCAGTATAAGAAGCGCGATGAATCGCTACTTTCCAAAGTGGAAGGCTTCTGTGAAGCATAGTAATAAGGGCATGAAGAAAATAATGAAAAGAGTCGTTATCCATCAGTATTTGCAGGGGCAGTTTCTGTTAGGAGATATTTTGTTGAAGTATCCGAAGCAAATGAAAAAGAAGAGTATGTAA
- a CDS encoding polysaccharide pyruvyl transferase family protein, translating into MKKVLISAYLNNNLGDDLFVKILCERYPQTQFYIYENKAKLRAFTDINNLHVIYPNPLFKLIDKIPHKLFSKSFVRTVIGIFMDAHVCIGGSLFIENNNWKTKIKRDKGKLINNKPNFLLGCNFGPYKKTQFYESYQNIFSKYDDVCFRDMQSYELFKELPSVRLAQDVVFNLDYQGEETSEKTVGISLIDVSNRDNLAPYKAAYLQKMKQVCEYYINKNYQVALFSFCKYEGDETAIAELLQLLDTKYKPKVKVVPYEDNLASALAELNKVEIMYATRFHSMILGFLFNKKVFPIIYSKKMTNVLHDINFQGNYCEIKDIDRLEIEELDQLDYKELDMQHIIKDSNQQFRQLDKYLVNDWN; encoded by the coding sequence TTGAAAAAGGTTTTAATATCAGCATATTTAAACAACAACTTAGGAGATGATTTGTTCGTTAAAATTCTATGTGAAAGATACCCTCAAACTCAATTTTATATTTATGAAAATAAAGCAAAGCTTCGTGCTTTCACAGACATAAACAATTTACATGTTATTTATCCAAATCCGCTTTTTAAGTTGATTGATAAAATTCCGCATAAGCTGTTCAGCAAGTCATTCGTTAGAACAGTAATCGGTATATTTATGGATGCACATGTATGTATCGGCGGCTCTCTTTTTATCGAAAATAACAATTGGAAAACAAAGATAAAAAGAGATAAGGGAAAACTGATAAATAATAAACCTAATTTTTTGTTAGGGTGTAATTTTGGACCATATAAGAAAACGCAGTTCTATGAAAGCTATCAAAACATCTTTTCGAAATATGATGATGTGTGTTTTAGAGATATGCAGTCATATGAGCTGTTTAAGGAGCTGCCAAGTGTCCGCTTAGCGCAAGATGTCGTGTTTAATTTGGATTATCAAGGTGAGGAAACATCTGAGAAAACGGTTGGTATTTCCTTGATAGATGTGAGTAACAGAGACAATTTAGCACCATATAAAGCGGCTTATTTACAAAAGATGAAACAAGTTTGTGAATACTATATTAACAAAAACTATCAAGTAGCTTTATTCTCCTTTTGTAAATATGAAGGCGACGAAACAGCGATAGCTGAATTGTTACAGTTACTTGATACTAAATATAAGCCTAAAGTGAAAGTAGTTCCTTATGAAGACAATTTAGCTTCAGCATTAGCCGAACTGAATAAAGTGGAAATAATGTATGCTACAAGATTTCACTCCATGATTCTTGGCTTTTTATTTAATAAAAAGGTTTTTCCAATCATATACAGTAAAAAAATGACCAATGTTCTGCACGATATTAATTTTCAAGGCAATTATTGTGAGATCAAGGATATAGATAGGCTTGAAATCGAGGAATTGGATCAGTTGGATTATAAAGAGCTCGATATGCAGCATATTATCAAGGATTCCAACCAACAGTTTCGACAGCTTGATAAATACTTAGTGAATGACTGGAACTAA
- a CDS encoding lipopolysaccharide biosynthesis protein, with protein sequence MKAKRSLINLAFGLISQGLIIALGILIPRLLLVNFGSEVNGLLSSIGQIIIYMSLLEAGVGAASLQALYKHVAGSGKENINSILSATSSYYKKTGIYYFICIILLSVIYPLFIDSSIDKMTIMFVILVTGMGGAINFYFQGTFKVFLVAEGKSYIDTTITTLINIVISGLKIIFILKGYNIIAIQTTHFVLMIVQIIIYQIYMKRNYKWLDLKVKPDFDAISQKKSVMIHQISYLIFNNTDVLILTIFTNLKVVSVYVLYNMLFSVLDKVISTVNSSVTFALGQTFHEGKEKFISLYNAYEVCFMSFVFSLFTVAYIFILPFMELYTRGIKDINYIDFWIPTLFVIIKLLVNARATSNNVINIAGHFKKTQNRAILECIINLVFSITLVQFLGIYGVLLGTIAALLYRSIDIVLYANKKILERNAWMTLRRWLTNIVIFLFVVTAAKMADIYPTSYVNTIMSAILVLAISAVIFVVVNALLDREVYHYTKAIVVKLVQKQKRKRAVST encoded by the coding sequence ATGAAAGCGAAAAGAAGTCTAATAAATTTAGCCTTTGGATTAATTAGCCAAGGATTAATAATCGCATTAGGTATCTTAATCCCGCGTTTGCTTTTAGTGAATTTTGGTTCTGAGGTGAATGGGTTATTATCCTCCATCGGGCAAATTATTATTTATATGTCTCTTCTAGAAGCAGGGGTTGGCGCCGCCTCCTTGCAAGCTTTATATAAGCATGTGGCAGGCAGCGGTAAAGAAAATATAAATTCTATTCTGTCCGCTACTTCAAGCTACTATAAAAAAACCGGGATTTACTATTTTATCTGTATCATTCTTCTGTCTGTTATTTACCCGCTTTTTATTGATTCATCGATCGATAAAATGACAATCATGTTCGTCATTCTCGTTACGGGGATGGGAGGAGCTATCAATTTCTATTTCCAAGGCACCTTTAAGGTCTTCTTAGTTGCGGAAGGAAAAAGCTATATAGACACCACCATCACAACGCTGATAAATATCGTCATAAGTGGCTTAAAGATAATCTTTATCCTTAAAGGCTATAATATTATCGCGATTCAAACGACACACTTTGTGTTAATGATTGTGCAAATTATCATTTATCAAATTTATATGAAGAGAAATTATAAATGGTTAGATTTAAAGGTAAAGCCTGATTTTGATGCCATTTCACAAAAAAAATCAGTGATGATTCACCAAATCTCTTATTTAATCTTTAATAATACTGATGTTCTTATCCTCACTATCTTTACGAATTTGAAGGTTGTTAGTGTGTATGTGCTGTACAATATGCTATTTTCTGTCCTTGATAAAGTTATCAGCACGGTTAATAGCAGTGTCACATTTGCACTTGGACAAACATTTCATGAAGGCAAGGAAAAGTTCATAAGCTTGTATAATGCGTACGAAGTCTGCTTTATGTCCTTTGTTTTCTCGTTATTTACTGTTGCCTACATTTTCATATTACCGTTTATGGAGCTGTACACACGCGGAATCAAGGATATAAACTATATTGATTTTTGGATTCCAACATTATTTGTCATCATCAAATTATTAGTGAATGCGCGAGCGACTTCTAATAATGTTATAAATATTGCAGGCCATTTCAAAAAGACGCAAAACCGTGCCATATTGGAATGTATCATTAACCTGGTTTTCTCTATCACTCTCGTTCAGTTTCTTGGCATATATGGCGTATTGCTTGGAACGATTGCAGCACTGCTTTATCGCTCAATCGATATCGTTCTTTATGCAAATAAAAAAATTCTCGAACGAAATGCGTGGATGACGTTAAGACGATGGCTCACAAATATTGTGATATTTTTATTCGTTGTAACGGCAGCAAAAATGGCTGATATTTATCCGACTTCTTATGTGAATACGATTATGAGTGCTATTTTAGTTCTAGCTATTTCAGCTGTTATTTTTGTCGTTGTTAATGCACTTCTGGATAGAGAGGTTTATCACTACACAAAAGCTATTGTTGTTAAATTGGTTCAGAAACAGAAACGAAAAAGAGCTGTTTCAACATAA
- a CDS encoding glycosyltransferase family 2 protein: MDLEHELKQAGVLINSCFHTHFSEMSAIDSVTDLEVFLTEKLSSKSTSSQTYLENFIRVLSALLKGKLSAEVFRFYVEAQFSIEREDAQQLFNQITHLNVINEGSFHQRITFPDTSKAPKVNVIITTYNRERYLEQVIDSILQQDYSNIELIVIDDNSKDGTHSLMERKYADASNVIYMRNDKNEGPGTNRLKAFVTHGDGEYILFLDDDDYLIDTNYISRAVAFHQHHPQVSFVAANVFMEKTGVSELAISDLKLSRVVSKYDYFINFEKQGYPKPASTLTTIFKRKSLIEMDILNMKMVNDSAIYLRSLLVGDAGFIDTVAGVYRIHGNNITFNLKSDFIIENLREKLMIKNMAVSRFNYDAAAVEAWFGSSVYVTIMYYLKYSAKTKSDYTAMFTWTKVNCPDMYNKLKYDAMKFNVMRGLSRLRKFGRSAVAQKS; this comes from the coding sequence ATGGATTTAGAGCATGAATTAAAACAAGCTGGAGTATTGATTAATAGCTGTTTTCATACTCATTTTAGTGAAATGAGTGCAATAGATAGTGTAACTGATCTTGAAGTATTTCTAACTGAAAAATTAAGCAGTAAGAGCACTTCTTCCCAAACCTATCTCGAGAATTTTATTCGGGTATTATCTGCTCTTTTAAAAGGGAAGCTGTCTGCAGAAGTTTTTCGTTTCTATGTAGAAGCACAATTTTCTATAGAGCGGGAGGATGCCCAACAATTATTCAACCAGATAACCCATTTAAACGTTATTAATGAAGGCTCTTTTCATCAGCGAATTACGTTCCCTGACACCAGCAAGGCTCCAAAAGTGAATGTAATTATCACGACATATAATAGAGAAAGATATTTAGAGCAAGTCATTGATAGCATATTGCAGCAGGATTATTCCAATATTGAACTAATCGTGATAGATGATAACTCAAAGGACGGAACGCATTCGTTAATGGAGCGAAAATACGCTGACGCTTCTAATGTCATTTATATGAGAAATGACAAAAATGAAGGACCTGGCACAAACCGCTTAAAGGCCTTTGTTACACATGGAGATGGCGAGTATATTCTGTTTTTGGACGATGACGACTATCTCATCGATACAAATTATATAAGCAGGGCAGTCGCTTTTCATCAGCACCATCCGCAAGTTTCCTTTGTGGCAGCAAATGTATTTATGGAAAAAACGGGAGTGAGTGAATTAGCTATTTCCGACTTGAAGCTGAGCAGAGTTGTCAGCAAATATGATTACTTCATTAACTTTGAGAAACAAGGCTACCCAAAGCCTGCATCTACCTTAACAACAATCTTTAAGCGCAAGTCTTTAATAGAGATGGATATTTTGAACATGAAAATGGTCAACGATTCTGCCATCTATTTAAGGTCATTACTCGTTGGCGATGCCGGCTTCATCGATACAGTTGCAGGTGTATATAGAATCCACGGCAATAATATTACCTTTAACCTAAAAAGTGATTTTATTATTGAGAACTTAAGAGAAAAGCTGATGATAAAAAATATGGCTGTAAGTCGCTTTAACTATGATGCTGCAGCAGTGGAAGCATGGTTTGGAAGCAGTGTGTATGTCACCATCATGTACTACTTAAAATACTCTGCTAAAACCAAAAGTGATTATACTGCAATGTTTACTTGGACGAAGGTAAACTGTCCCGATATGTATAACAAGCTAAAATACGATGCGATGAAATTTAACGTGATGAGGGGCTTGTCCCGACTGCGGAAATTCGGCCGGAGTGCGGTTGCGCAGAAAAGCTAG
- a CDS encoding amino acid permease — protein MSNNKLSQGLESRHIQMIALGGTIGVGLFLGSSKTIGWTGPSVLLAYAIAGIFVFFIMRAMGEMLYLEPSTGSFATFGHKYIHPLAGYMTAWSNWFQWVIVGMSEIIAVGEYMNYWFPDLPAWIPGLIAMAILGAANLVSVKSFGEFEFWFAMIKIVTIVLLIVAGLGIIIFGFGNGGQAIGFSNLWAHGGFFSGGFTGFFFALSLVIGAYQGVELIGITAGEAKDPKKTLTKSINSIIWRILIFYIGAIFVIVTVYPWDQLSSVGSPFVATFAKVGITAAAGIINFVVITAAMSGCNSGIYSAGRMLYTLAMNKQAPAFFGKLTSNGVPLFSTIGVMAGLLVGVILSYIAPANIFVYVYSASVLPGMVPWFIILISQIRFRQAHAAEMSNHPFKMPLAPFTNYASIAFLLFVLVGMGFNKDTQVSLVVGIIFLILVIISFFAFGIGKERPEKQDSTTAVKR, from the coding sequence ATGTCAAATAATAAATTGTCACAAGGCTTGGAATCACGCCATATCCAAATGATTGCACTGGGCGGAACAATCGGTGTCGGGTTATTCCTTGGATCGTCTAAAACAATTGGCTGGACAGGTCCTTCTGTCCTGCTCGCATATGCCATTGCAGGAATCTTCGTCTTCTTTATTATGCGTGCAATGGGAGAAATGCTCTACTTAGAGCCAAGTACAGGGTCATTCGCAACATTCGGCCACAAATACATTCACCCACTAGCAGGCTATATGACTGCTTGGAGCAACTGGTTCCAGTGGGTAATCGTCGGAATGTCGGAGATTATCGCAGTTGGAGAATATATGAACTACTGGTTCCCTGACTTGCCAGCCTGGATTCCAGGTTTAATCGCCATGGCAATCCTTGGCGCTGCTAACTTAGTTTCTGTTAAATCCTTTGGCGAATTTGAATTTTGGTTCGCAATGATTAAAATAGTCACAATCGTTCTATTGATCGTGGCAGGCTTAGGTATTATCATCTTCGGATTTGGAAACGGCGGACAAGCTATCGGATTTTCTAATCTATGGGCACACGGCGGCTTCTTCTCAGGCGGCTTCACAGGATTTTTCTTTGCCCTTTCCCTTGTCATCGGTGCATACCAAGGGGTTGAATTGATCGGTATCACTGCTGGTGAAGCGAAGGATCCAAAGAAAACACTGACAAAGTCCATTAACAGCATTATCTGGCGTATTCTTATTTTCTATATTGGCGCAATTTTTGTTATTGTTACTGTTTATCCATGGGATCAGCTTAGCTCTGTTGGAAGTCCATTTGTTGCGACATTCGCTAAGGTCGGCATCACAGCTGCTGCCGGTATCATCAACTTCGTTGTTATCACTGCGGCAATGTCAGGCTGCAACAGCGGTATTTACAGCGCTGGCCGCATGCTGTACACATTAGCAATGAACAAACAGGCACCGGCTTTCTTCGGAAAGCTGACATCAAACGGCGTACCGTTGTTCAGTACAATCGGTGTTATGGCCGGCTTATTAGTCGGTGTTATCTTAAGCTATATTGCACCAGCAAACATCTTTGTTTATGTTTACAGCGCCAGCGTACTTCCTGGAATGGTGCCATGGTTCATTATCTTAATCAGCCAAATCCGTTTCAGACAAGCGCACGCTGCTGAAATGAGCAATCATCCATTTAAGATGCCACTTGCTCCGTTCACAAATTACGCATCCATTGCATTTTTATTGTTCGTCCTTGTCGGCATGGGCTTCAACAAAGACACACAAGTTTCCCTTGTTGTCGGAATTATTTTCCTTATCCTCGTTATCATCAGCTTCTTCGCTTTTGGCATCGGCAAGGAACGTCCAGAGAAACAAGACAGTACAACAGCGGTAAAACGTTAA